The Verrucomicrobium spinosum DSM 4136 = JCM 18804 genome includes a region encoding these proteins:
- a CDS encoding YggS family pyridoxal phosphate-dependent enzyme — protein MLIRDNLCVVKSKIVAAATRSGRNSDQIELIAVTKTFSPEIIHEAVVAGQNLFGENRVQELMSKVPLLPPDVRWHLIGHLQSNKVRKVLPVVEAIHSVDSLDLARNIHRIAGELGVVSQIYLEVNVSGEASKYGFEPAGLEAELEELLALDRLNLVGLMTVPPIGESGEESRRYFAELRELRDRLETRSGKRLPGLSMGMSGDYETAVEEGATIVRVGSAIFGGR, from the coding sequence ATGCTTATCCGTGACAATCTTTGCGTTGTAAAATCAAAAATTGTCGCAGCAGCGACAAGATCTGGAAGGAATTCAGACCAAATTGAGCTAATTGCCGTAACAAAGACATTTTCTCCTGAGATTATTCACGAAGCTGTCGTGGCTGGACAAAATTTGTTCGGAGAGAACCGGGTTCAGGAATTAATGTCAAAAGTGCCCTTGCTGCCCCCGGATGTGCGCTGGCATCTTATCGGCCACTTGCAGTCGAACAAAGTTCGCAAGGTGCTTCCCGTGGTCGAGGCCATCCACAGCGTGGACAGTCTGGATCTTGCCCGGAACATCCACCGGATCGCCGGGGAGCTTGGCGTTGTTTCCCAAATCTATTTGGAAGTCAATGTCTCTGGTGAAGCGAGCAAGTATGGCTTTGAGCCCGCCGGGCTGGAGGCGGAGCTGGAGGAGTTGCTGGCGCTAGACAGGCTGAATCTGGTGGGCCTGATGACCGTGCCTCCGATTGGTGAGTCAGGCGAGGAGAGCCGGCGTTACTTTGCGGAGCTCCGTGAACTACGGGATCGGCTGGAGACCCGGAGCGGCAAACGGCTGCCGGGTCTGAGCATGGGCATGAGTGGCGACTACGAGACCGCCGTGGAGGAGGGGGCTACCATCGTGAGGGTGGGCAGTGCCATCTTCGGTGGACGCTGA